GACTTGGCGATATAACACATCATCACATTTCACACACGATAGTGCTTATGGAGAGACGGTTGAGAATAAGGGGTTAAAAAAGCAAAGCTGTGCAGGCAGAGTAGACTAATTATAGAATGAATAAAAGGTAGGCTACTTTAGAATGTATTAATGCTCACCAAGGAGGAGAAAAAAGAGGACCTTGCAAGTTGGCATTCTGttcctttttctaaaaaaaaatatatatatatatttttaaaaaattataaatacattttttcttgaaaaaatCCTATCAGATAAATGTTTGTATATGAAAAGAGGCCAATGCttttataacaaaacaaaaaagagcaAACAGGAAAACAAAATGTGGCTGTGAGCCAGAAGAGCAACTGCTTTTTTCATATTCCCTCTTAAACTCATTTCTTTCTCAGTAAATGTTTAACTGATTAAAAATTTGAGTCATTTGAGATAAATATCAGACACTCGAATTACTATCAagttaaacagcaaaaatatgcctccaaaatgtacatataataacaataataataataataataaattttatttataatgcactttatattaaacaaaatctcaataTCACATTGGTAGACAGGAcaagcaatatatatattttttcttttaagcTTTACGATGTAAAGTAACATACAACATACATTTCTAGTAGAGTAGCCTATGGTGCAAATGAGTATTTCTATTTCAATCTGCTGTTATTATTACAGATTATTGTTATTGCATGTTATGAACAGCTGACAAAGTTTAATAAATCCGGCAAATCTTGTAATCGTTTATTAcgttagattttttaaaatatatattttattacattcatTAGTGTAGGCCAAAGTAAGTCAGTCCTTACTTTTATATGACGATACacttaatattaaaattaatttgaatgttaaaaaaacattcaaattaattaaaagtctaCCAAGGAAATGTatagaaaaacagaaaatacaaaaattataaatgAGCATTATGATCGTGTTAAATAAAATCCTCTTTTAGTTGTTAAACACGAAACCtgtatttcaacaaaaaaacgtttttgtttttttttgcgtatGCAAGACAAGTTGGGTAATATATGTAATCGTTGAAAGCTCTGCTGTTTATACTCACGTTTAAATGCTGTTGGTTTAGTAGACAAAGTTTAAAAGAAGTTCTGAGCCTTTAGTCCAACTGGCAAAAAACAGGCGATACGAAAACCTGAACAAGAAACTGAACTGAGGTGGAGAGCGGAAGAAAAtgctttttgtctttttttttttttgagagcaACAACCAATGTAGGGCAGAAAACGCCTCTCACATGCACTTCTCAGAGGGAATCCTTAGAATTATTTGAGAATTAAGCTTACAAGGGTCACAACgtaatattacatatatattaAAGAATCAATACTAGTATTTTATAGCTAAACTAACAGGCCTAAATATCACAGGCCTATGCACTTTGATGTTTCAGTTCAGACGACGCTTGTAAATGATACGCTGTGTAGGTAGATTCACAAGATACAAAGAGCTTTGGCTTTGTAATGAAAGCATCAAGGCAAACGACGATTTAACTTTCCTTTGTTCAACAGATTTGTTTGTGTCGTTTATTCATTTTTACACTTTATtatgtttaattaattacttacaTTTATCAACCTTTGCACTTTCAGTTTGTTCCTTCCTAAAGTGTTATGATTAATACTGCTGACTGCATTTGGTAGAAAGATCCTTTATACACACCCATAATCACAAAACACAGAGTCAGAAGCAAagagacattttttatttgaaagcaAAAAGAACAAAATTAATTCTTTCCTCCCCCAAAAAAGGAGAACAAACCATAAGGAAAAAAGTGACATCGCACAATACCTTTTgcactcatttttttaaatttaaatttaaaattccaatatataatatttagctgttttttgttttgttttatagttaGTGAGATTTACTTGTCATTAAACAATTTGCAGAAACATTCTGGAACACATAAAGGGAAGGAAGGTGGAGCTTAGCTCTAGAAGCGATGATGTCACAATAGCCACAATCCAATCAGGGGGAGGCACGAAGGAGactagtgtgtttgtgtggtaaGGCATTGTACAACACATGGGCGTTTCGAGTAAGAACACTCTAATCCGCACATCCtacatctcttttttttttccttccatCTTTATGTCTGCTTTCTCTTGGTAGTGAATAAATTCGATGGAGAAGTGCTTTGACTTATTAAATGGAGCATCAGTTCAGAAGCAGGAGTCTGGGCCTACTTTTCCAGTAGATCAGATAGagaagtgtgtgagtgagtgtatgtgtctgggtgaaagagagagaaagatacTATTCTAGTTTACTCTATTCCACCACTCTCCTGTAAAAGTACAGGTAGCCCAGGTCCTTAGGTGGTTTCTCAGAGGCACAAACTTTCTGATCGTTAAAGATTACCCAcctgaaagaagaaaaaaaaagacactgAATATAATACTGAGAAGAAAATTAAAACTGAGAAGATGATATTGCTGTACAAGTGGAGTGTACTGATGGATAGAGAACTTCACTCACTGTTGGTCCTTCTTGATGTGGCAGACATAATGACCACACATTGTGCTCGTTCCCATGTGACTGATGAACGCAAAAAGCTCATACTCTTCAAGACAAAAGAATGGGAAAGATTTGAATCATTAGAAGAGGGCAtggtatttaataaaaaataataataaatgacacGCAAACAGGCTTACTTCCTGGTCCATCACGCACACGTGGTCCTGGAGGAGGTTCCCGGCTGGCTTCACTTCCTCCCTCTGAGCGTCCACCCTCAGACACATCCATGGACTCCAAATCATCCAGATGAGAGAAGATCCAGTCCACAGCACGCTCTAGAACATTATTCTACAAATACAGAAATTGACAAAATATCTCTTAacggtgtcatgaactggctttttacattttttttatactgttgtctgagatcAACTAATGACGTATATGTGGTTTTACAttgaaaaacatcataactaaaaTAATAGGCTTTCTACACTGGTTTGGAggctctcctgaacgctgggatTTGGTGGGCATGCCGAagtggagacttggaagtaaacacccacggctaggattggataagatttgcatatttaatgagcttcagctcccctgtcagttcagttcacgagggattgttttgaaagcggcaaccaggATGATTCTCTCGAACACAAGGTTAGTAAacttctttatcaaacaaacacaatgatatATTTCTCATCCACTTGCGATTGATTACaatattatttctttttttttatcttggcCCGCACGATTGGTGGATATAACCGTAAACCACgtgcacgcatgcacgcacgcacacccagatcaagaaaggaatatctcactatttgagattcaccggcctgccgccaggcgtacgttttggtagcccgtctgaaACACATAGCCTTGGACTACTATTGCAtataaaaaagatgttttactcacattagtGTGTGCCACCATTCCTgccggatccaatatagaaggcacaacatccagcacctgagatttgtttacaaacgattccgcagtgaaatgaagtgaacacacaTACAtcagtcttccccatgtgagctaaaacttcattacaaataaatgaagtatcacacattcctaatattaggatccgaaggaagctatGCAGCGactccacaatatcttgctatcttcttcggcatATTTATTGCTACTGGCTAgcgatccgaacagctccattagccggtgggcggggctactgaataaaaaaaataataagttggatgtttgatggagtatttctgtgtcaaaaatactcccgGTTTTATTACAAGTTTCGTAATAAATTTGTTTGAGTATGGGTTTATCAAACGTCAGATGTGACGGAAGCTGCTGCTGCTTTTCGTTGACGAAATCAACGATGTCACCaaagaaggtttttttttgatggagcggcctcaatgataaaggttcacggttgtgcaatgtttgtgttgttgttggcTATCTTCGCACAAGCCAACCACGAATAAACCACGAATAAGAACCCACACAAATAGCCTACcccatagagacgtcctgctgttgctgctgctcctTTTTAATTTCAGCCTCTAAATCTGATTCTGGGTCATAAATGTatggttgaatctgattgatctcaatggtttatttagggtaacgttttttTTCCCGCGCTTGAGGACGTTCTCAACTGTGCGCGCTTGtaattctttagctctgcccacaggATATGCCTCCATTACGGGGTTTTTTTCCCCGAAAAGACTCGGTTCAgcatatctttcttttataaatataataaaactaaagacttttcagagatataaataatgcaatactactctataggtactcaaaaCAGACATGAGATTGGCTGAAGCTGAgcatatgtcactagacattaagaaatcatgttcatttaaaatacttatatcactgacaacagtagtccggccaggataatgtcatttaaaagttgttgttgcagccctcaactgatgttgacatgtgttttggcctgaagctccgccttccacctatctaccaatcacaaagttagtagtgtttcagcatccgggttgccagctctgctctaatTACCACAACTACAgttacaaacgttcctgctggatcctgcatcttaactggcaacctcgagtcaggggggagggggagaggggatagtgattgcagtaccagttttggccacaatcttaaatacacttcctttaagaaaGAGAGATGACGTCTCTCACCGTAGCTCTGAGAGCACGAGTGGCTTGGTCTCGACTGAAGCCCATAGAAACGATGGTTGCTAGGTGTTCCTCAGGTAGACTCTCTGTGGGTGTTGTGCCAGGAGCGGAACTAGAGCCAGGCAACACTAAAGGCGCGGAGAAATCTGCACAAAGACAACAAAAACAGATTTATTACTCTACATCTGCATACTGATTTAAATCCTCTTCACAGCTGACACTCAGTGATGAATGTATTTACCAGGGTCGTCCATGTGCCCCATCACCCAGTTCATAGCAGCGTCGATACCAGTGTTGCCTGTGTAGTACACGGCTTTCCGGCAAGCCTCCAGAGGAAAACCCATCTCACACAGCTGAGACACTGTGGAGTCATCCAACACCGGAgctgagagacagacagagagagtgtgagagagaggtctacagacagcTTTTGATACAGGGAAAATCAAAGATAAATTCTATTTGAGGTTGTATAATATTTGTTCAGTGAGCACCACATAAAAAATAGTTTATTTTGAACTAAAGCAAATTAATGTAATGAGCAAAAGAAGACAAAAAGAAGAAAGCaaaggaaaaagaaagaaagataaaGGACGGGCTCAAGCGATGACAGATGCAGTCGGAAAGAGGAGAAAGCACAGACTGACACAGCAGTGGGGAGTAGAGAGAGTCGTCCTCCTCGTTGCCGTGGGAACCCAGGATACCTTTAACCTCCACATCGGGGGTCATGAGAGGAGGCGGAGCCACCTCTGGCAGAAGCTCCTCCCCTGGCTGCTGTCCCATGGCACGGAGCGCGCTCAGATCCAGTGTGTCAGGAACGTCAATGCTCACATCTAATAAAAAGATCGCAAGAGTACATTAGACTTCAAACTATGACTGTCAGCCAATCAACttcattatttaaatttatatactTATTTGTAAATAATGTTATCAAACATAGCCAAAAAAATGGTATATTAGATAGATATATGATTTACCTAGTTTTTTAGGAACCCAATCCAGACCAAAAGTAAATTTCTTGATTTGGATCACAAGGTGGTCAGGAAATGAAGCAAAGCGAGTGGTCCTAAGACACACAAATTCATAAACACACAGAAGACACCCAAAAGACTGACTGAAaagtaaattaatattattattattactttgtgGCAGTGGTTTTGGCCTGCACTGCAGAGCTCCAGAAATCTGTGAGAGTTTCTGGTTCGCTGAGAGCGGCCAAACAGGCAGCAAATGGGATTTGTGCACGTGTCACAGCGGGGGGAGGGGCTCCAGATGACTCCGCCTCATCACGGTGACGCTCTGCTTCTTGTAGCTCCTCTGATAAACAGGAGGAGAAGACGATAAATAAGAGGAACGATAACACAGAATGGATACACATAAGCATACTATTATCATTTTATCCAGTCTTTCCAGTAAGTTCTCAATGTCAACTACATTCTCATGAGTGTCTAACCCATATTAGTAGCCTGATCCATTGGAACGGGCAGCTGTACTATGTAGTCCACTCGTTGGGTATACTTGGCTTTTTTAGACTGCTGGCATACGATCTTCTCTTCCACCAGGAAGCGGAAAGCTTCTGAGGGATTCATCCCAGACCGACAGTTCCTCTGGCCAACATAAAGAAAAGCTGAAATGAGCGAATGCAcaagtaaagaaaaaaaaaaaagacagtaaAAGACAGACATCTTCATTACCTCCACCATATTTATAAAGTGAAGAAGAAACTCCTGCGCATCCTGCTGCCGATTGGTCGAGAACTCCGGGTGGCCTCGTCCAACCAAAGCTTTGAACATGCGAGGTGCTATGCCAACCTGGTCACCCTGTACGAACAAAATCATATTTATGAATGGCTTAGCTCAACAATTGTCTTGCATAAATTGACACATTCAATTAGAATCAATTTATGAACCATTTACACAATTCTCCTCATCTTTCATGAATGAGACCCAGTTAATTAGAATTGCTAAGAGGTGTGCGTGTGTACCCTGGGTTCGGTGGAGACACTGGGGTCATCTCCGGGCTCCGGGGCTGGCTTAGAGTACTCTCCTGACAGAAGGCCATAGCCCAGCTTTGCTCTGATATTAAAGATTGAAAAGAAAGATAGATAAAGATTTTTGATTAGTTCATAAAattgctagcctggatgccagccgaactcagccccgcccacaacatttaagttcaggcagtttggtctggacttgatccatagaggagtaattatgcctgaacagaaattGTTCAGACCAATCcaattgtcagggcgggctttagacgatgatggacagatgataaacagtaatataatcatccacgtcatcaatggcgcttgggttgaatttgttcaaatcctaaacggagagcttgtttgtatatgcattcaccttcactatttctctcagaaatgatgatcgtgttggtaagtactctgtgtatcattaaattattaattcattatataccggcaaagattgtttaataataataataataataataataataataatagattttatttataatgcacttttcattccgaagaatctcaaagtgcaacagagggggggagggggggagggggggaaataacaacaaaaaattaataacaagtaaaaatatagaatactacaaacagtcaaccaaaacagaaaacagaacagaaacagagctgatggtgaacagaaacagagctgatggtgaacagaaacagagctgatggtggacagaaaacagctgatggtggaagtctctgttagctccgcagcacactgtggtccactccatgtttcagatttctcccagcggcagtgtcccgatgacatcgccgaggcacgacagctgaagaccagatgttgggtcttcttcatgatgattcaaacgatggggatcgctgcagcaccatgcaggaggcagaacattcctccgggcacttctgtggacacaccggggccggcgcagatgtccaagcagctccacggtcgcaatgcaggacggaacagcggcgcagccgagaagcagaacatcccacatcatgccggacgccgacgacgagagcccggatgacgctagcccggtgcaaacttcagccaccatgcagcccaagcccaagggagaccaccagtgagcacccgcggcgagaaacatcaaatgtcctccaaaccagaaaccaaccgcagcaattcaaacgtaaacattagagaagcggttgaaaacggcgacgaacaacgacctctcagtggctgccagcaatcagcaacagtcccaattgtagctctgactgttagactagtcacaaacataaggaaataaaataaaatgtaaatctaatagtacattaacatgatttgttgtgggtggagaagcggcgaacagacaacgccagcgtcctctcccccacgttgcctagcaacggTTTACACATCTTTTTCTTCTTGCGTTActtattccagcgtgcgtgcagacaggtttgccgtttttacaacaaaacccgccaactaaataaataaataaaaaataaaaaaataaaaataaatggcgtttgggggttaAAATGTCTGTTATTTTAGCAAggtgcctgctaaaattcacattcctgagtctatacatcacataattgaggtcgcttcaacccggggacatggaaaacaacccgcgggaaaaccgcagacttggcaacacagtgcagttgagctctgttgacatttgacaacgtTACGCAttgctccgttgctctgattgttgctctgattggtttgtaggtctatccaattgaggtctttcctggttcggttgaaacatgccccataattacagttcaaaggagcagtttcagactcatattctgacaaAAATTGAGTATGACAACGTCAGGCTATAAAATTGCTAAAGTGTTCATGCTTTTTTAAAAAGCAGACACTCAGAGAGAATTGATGTATAGTGACCTCTGCTGGAAGTATGGTATTATTAAGGGAGGgatatttcaccccaaaattctgtcgcaatttactcacccttaaatttatttttttctgctgaacacaaaagaagacattttcaagattgttggtaaccaaacagttcaaagggccccattgacttcaatagtAATatcatcctttttttttttttttttttttttacataatatggaagtcaatggggaccaGAAACTGTTTGGTTAGTGT
This DNA window, taken from Pseudorasbora parva isolate DD20220531a chromosome 7, ASM2467924v1, whole genome shotgun sequence, encodes the following:
- the usp5 gene encoding ubiquitin carboxyl-terminal hydrolase 5 isoform X3, which produces MTELSEILMSVLSTIRVPRPGDRVHKDECAFSFASPESEGGLYVCMNSFLGYGSKYVDRHHSKTGQRAYLHITRTRKTQKEDDPNSGSGDPPKKKPTRLAIGIEGGFDVDQEQYEEEIKVVLFPDRQEVTSEDLASMPDVVRERVSLSMAGLQAADSVSHALQVQQWDGEVRQESKHAADLKQLDNGVKIPPSGWRCEVCDLQENIWMNLTDGKVLCGRRYFDGSGGNNHALLHYQQTGYPLAVKLGTITPDGADVYSYDEDDMVLDSKLPEHLSHFGINMMTMEKTERTMTELEIAVNQRVGEWEVIQESGTTLRPLWGPGLTGMKNLGNSCYLNSVMQVLFTIPDFQTKYVSNIDKVFSEAPSDPTQDFKTQVAKLGYGLLSGEYSKPAPEPGDDPSVSTEPRGDQVGIAPRMFKALVGRGHPEFSTNRQQDAQEFLLHFINMVERNCRSGMNPSEAFRFLVEEKIVCQQSKKAKYTQRVDYIVQLPVPMDQATNMEELQEAERHRDEAESSGAPPPAVTRAQIPFAACLAALSEPETLTDFWSSAVQAKTTATKTTRFASFPDHLVIQIKKFTFGLDWVPKKLDVSIDVPDTLDLSALRAMGQQPGEELLPEVAPPPLMTPDVEVKAPVLDDSTVSQLCEMGFPLEACRKAVYYTGNTGIDAAMNWVMGHMDDPDFSAPLVLPGSSSAPGTTPTESLPEEHLATIVSMGFSRDQATRALRATNNVLERAVDWIFSHLDDLESMDVSEGGRSEGGSEASREPPPGPRVRDGPGKYELFAFISHMGTSTMCGHYVCHIKKDQQWVIFNDQKVCASEKPPKDLGYLYFYRRVVE
- the usp5 gene encoding ubiquitin carboxyl-terminal hydrolase 5 isoform X1, encoding MTELSEILMSVLSTIRVPRPGDRVHKDECAFSFASPESEGGLYVCMNSFLGYGSKYVDRHHSKTGQRAYLHITRTRKTQKEDDPNSGSGDPPKKKPTRLAIGIEGGFDVDQEQYEEEIKVVLFPDRQEVTSEDLASMPDVVRERVSLSMAGLQAADSVSHALQVQQWDGEVRQESKHAADLKQLDNGVKIPPSGWRCEVCDLQENIWMNLTDGKVLCGRRYFDGSGGNNHALLHYQQTGYPLAVKLGTITPDGADVYSYDEDDMVLDSKLPEHLSHFGINMMTMEKTERTMTELEIAVNQRVGEWEVIQESGTTLRPLWGPGLTGMKNLGNSCYLNSVMQVLFTIPDFQTKYVSNIDKVFSEAPSDPTQDFKTQVAKLGYGLLSGEYSKPAPEPGDDPSVSTEPRGDQVGIAPRMFKALVGRGHPEFSTNRQQDAQEFLLHFINMVERNCRSGMNPSEAFRFLVEEKIVCQQSKKAKYTQRVDYIVQLPVPMDQATNMEELQEAERHRDEAESSGAPPPAVTRAQIPFAACLAALSEPETLTDFWSSAVQAKTTATKTTRFASFPDHLVIQIKKFTFGLDWVPKKLDVSIDVPDTLDLSALRAMGQQPGEELLPEVAPPPLMTPDVEVKGILGSHGNEEDDSLYSPLLSPVLDDSTVSQLCEMGFPLEACRKAVYYTGNTGIDAAMNWVMGHMDDPDFSAPLVLPGSSSAPGTTPTESLPEEHLATIVSMGFSRDQATRALRATNNVLERAVDWIFSHLDDLESMDVSEGGRSEGGSEASREPPPGPRVRDGPGKYELFAFISHMGTSTMCGHYVCHIKKDQQWVIFNDQKVCASEKPPKDLGYLYFYRRVVE
- the usp5 gene encoding ubiquitin carboxyl-terminal hydrolase 5 isoform X4; this translates as MTELSEILMSVLSTIRVPRPGDRVHKDECAFSFASPESEGGLYVCMNSFLGYGSKYVDRHHSKTGQRAYLHITRTRKTQEDDPNSGSGDPPKKKPTRLAIGIEGGFDVDQEQYEEEIKVVLFPDRQEVTSEDLASMPDVVRERVSLSMAGLQAADSVSHALQVQQWDGEVRQESKHAADLKQLDNGVKIPPSGWRCEVCDLQENIWMNLTDGKVLCGRRYFDGSGGNNHALLHYQQTGYPLAVKLGTITPDGADVYSYDEDDMVLDSKLPEHLSHFGINMMTMEKTERTMTELEIAVNQRVGEWEVIQESGTTLRPLWGPGLTGMKNLGNSCYLNSVMQVLFTIPDFQTKYVSNIDKVFSEAPSDPTQDFKTQVAKLGYGLLSGEYSKPAPEPGDDPSVSTEPRGDQVGIAPRMFKALVGRGHPEFSTNRQQDAQEFLLHFINMVERNCRSGMNPSEAFRFLVEEKIVCQQSKKAKYTQRVDYIVQLPVPMDQATNMEELQEAERHRDEAESSGAPPPAVTRAQIPFAACLAALSEPETLTDFWSSAVQAKTTATKTTRFASFPDHLVIQIKKFTFGLDWVPKKLDVSIDVPDTLDLSALRAMGQQPGEELLPEVAPPPLMTPDVEVKAPVLDDSTVSQLCEMGFPLEACRKAVYYTGNTGIDAAMNWVMGHMDDPDFSAPLVLPGSSSAPGTTPTESLPEEHLATIVSMGFSRDQATRALRATNNVLERAVDWIFSHLDDLESMDVSEGGRSEGGSEASREPPPGPRVRDGPGKYELFAFISHMGTSTMCGHYVCHIKKDQQWVIFNDQKVCASEKPPKDLGYLYFYRRVVE
- the usp5 gene encoding ubiquitin carboxyl-terminal hydrolase 5 isoform X2, whose translation is MTELSEILMSVLSTIRVPRPGDRVHKDECAFSFASPESEGGLYVCMNSFLGYGSKYVDRHHSKTGQRAYLHITRTRKTQEDDPNSGSGDPPKKKPTRLAIGIEGGFDVDQEQYEEEIKVVLFPDRQEVTSEDLASMPDVVRERVSLSMAGLQAADSVSHALQVQQWDGEVRQESKHAADLKQLDNGVKIPPSGWRCEVCDLQENIWMNLTDGKVLCGRRYFDGSGGNNHALLHYQQTGYPLAVKLGTITPDGADVYSYDEDDMVLDSKLPEHLSHFGINMMTMEKTERTMTELEIAVNQRVGEWEVIQESGTTLRPLWGPGLTGMKNLGNSCYLNSVMQVLFTIPDFQTKYVSNIDKVFSEAPSDPTQDFKTQVAKLGYGLLSGEYSKPAPEPGDDPSVSTEPRGDQVGIAPRMFKALVGRGHPEFSTNRQQDAQEFLLHFINMVERNCRSGMNPSEAFRFLVEEKIVCQQSKKAKYTQRVDYIVQLPVPMDQATNMEELQEAERHRDEAESSGAPPPAVTRAQIPFAACLAALSEPETLTDFWSSAVQAKTTATKTTRFASFPDHLVIQIKKFTFGLDWVPKKLDVSIDVPDTLDLSALRAMGQQPGEELLPEVAPPPLMTPDVEVKGILGSHGNEEDDSLYSPLLSPVLDDSTVSQLCEMGFPLEACRKAVYYTGNTGIDAAMNWVMGHMDDPDFSAPLVLPGSSSAPGTTPTESLPEEHLATIVSMGFSRDQATRALRATNNVLERAVDWIFSHLDDLESMDVSEGGRSEGGSEASREPPPGPRVRDGPGKYELFAFISHMGTSTMCGHYVCHIKKDQQWVIFNDQKVCASEKPPKDLGYLYFYRRVVE